In a single window of the Motilibacter peucedani genome:
- a CDS encoding PGPGW domain-containing protein, whose protein sequence is MTATATRMERYRLWRDTHVATSPLRRRLWRALVGVVGTLISLGGLALVPLPGPGWLVVVLGLAVLATEFAWAERLLTMLRAALDAWAEWLRRAPWWARVLVGLVGLVVVAAVLVLVLRLTGTPGWVPEWVPFVG, encoded by the coding sequence ATGACGGCCACGGCTACGCGCATGGAGCGCTACCGGCTCTGGCGGGACACCCACGTGGCCACCAGCCCGCTGCGCCGGCGGCTGTGGCGCGCCCTCGTCGGTGTGGTCGGCACCCTCATCTCCCTCGGCGGGCTGGCGCTCGTGCCGCTGCCGGGGCCCGGCTGGCTGGTCGTCGTGCTCGGCCTCGCGGTGCTCGCGACCGAGTTCGCGTGGGCCGAGCGCCTGCTCACGATGCTCCGGGCGGCGCTCGACGCGTGGGCGGAGTGGCTGCGGCGCGCGCCGTGGTGGGCGCGCGTGCTCGTCGGGCTCGTCGGGCTGGTGGTCGTGGCCGCCGTGCTGGTGCTCGTGCTGCGGCTGACCGGGACGCCCGGGTGGGTGCCGGAGTGGGTGCCGTTCGTCGGCTAG